ACCAGCCCGGTACGAGAGCGTGGTGCACGAGGCGCTGCTGGCAGCGCGGCACGTGGATCGCGTCCGCGTTGCCGGCGCGCTGCTCGATGCGGGAATACCCCTTGCACTCTATGGACGCGGGTGGGACGAAATCCCGCGCTTCCGCCCCTTTGCCAGGGGCTTCGTGGAGCCCGGCGAGCCCCTCGCGCGTGCCTACTGCGAGCACAAGGTCGTGCTCCACATCAATCGTCACTGCAACATGCATGCACGTGTTTTCGAGGCCATCGCGGCCGGTGGTTTCCTGGTAGCCCGCAGTGACGGCGATTTCGATTACACGCCGGGCGAGATCGCAGAGAATCTCGCCATAGGCAAAGAGGTTACTCTCTTTTCCGACCATCAAGAGCTGGTTCAAATCGTGCGTCGTGCCTTTGTGGACGAAGCCTGGCGCCAGGGAGTGATCCGCGCCGGCCGGGAACGTATCCGCAAGCACCACACCTACGCCTGTCGCGCCCGCCTCATGCTCGAGGAGCTGCGCCGAGCCTTGGCGGAGCGCGTGAAGCCACAGGCCGCGTAACGCGGGCTCACTCGCTGCCGTCGGGTCTGCCGTCCTGGTAGATGGCGATCAGACGTTCGATCTGGCCGTCCATGGCCAAACGCTCGCGCGCCCTGGCAGCACCACGGCGTAGCTCCTCGTGCTGCAGCCCTCGCAAAAATTCGGGGAAATCGCGCAACTGAACCGGCTCCACCGCCACGCCGCAGCCATACTGCTCCACCAGGCGGCACGCCGCGGCAATGCGCGAGCTCACGAGCACGGGCAGCCCCGCTTCAAGGTACATGAACAGCTTGGCGGGGATCATGCTTCGCATGTGCTTGTCTCCCACCAGGTTTCCGGTGAAATCGTACACCATCAAACCGTAGTCGTATTCGGCCAGCGTCCGGTTCAGCTCCCATGGCGGCCCGCCCTCGACAAACCGGTAGTTGGCATGCCTGCGTGCCAGCTCCAGGTGCTCCCTGTACAGAACCTCGTAGCTCCCGCCATCCGCGAGCAGCGGATTGTTGTAGACATCAAGCTGCAAACCAGCTTCCACGAGTGGAGCAAAAGTGCCCACGAGCTGAGCATCTCCGAACAAGGCCGGCGGCCGTCGCGGCTCGACAGCGACCACGCCCCCAGCGAACACCAGCCGCAGCCGCCTCGGATCGCAGCCGTCGGGCGGCGCTTCAACACCTGGCACTTCGACGAAGAAGTCCCGCAGCGGGTAGCTGAGAAAGTGGACGAAGCACCGACTTCGGCCAAGGGCTTCGATACCCAGCTCGCGCTCGTAACCGCCGCTGCCCGTAAACAAGACGCCGTCGGCATTTCGATACAGGTAACGCTCGCACGCACACTGGACGGCATGATCGCGCTCGACGGACTCGCCCCAGGCCGCACGCATGTGGGCCAGCGTTCGATCGGTGTCTTGTGGTGGAAGAAACATCGAGTTGAGGTCCATGGTTTCGACCACGTGCCGGCAAGTGGGAGGTTTAAACGCGTCGATCAGCGTGGGGATGTGGTAGCGAAAAAGCCAGCCCTGGGTGTGTATTCTGGCGCCGGACGAACCGCTGAGCCAGCACAGCAAGCTGCAGAGGTCGCTGGCGAGCAACGCGTCGAAATGCCCTTCCTTGTGTTCCTGTAGCCGCGCGTCGAGCACGACCGCCGCGGTCGTCCAACCCCGCCGTCTGAGCTCGGCGCTCATCCGAATCTGGTTGAAGAAAGCCTTGCGGGATACGAAGATGACCGTTTTCGGATTGTCCGCGATCAAGGCGTCCAGCCGAGCGCCGAGCGCGCTGCGGTGGCTGTGCAGCAGTGCCAGATAGCGGGCCTGGACCTCGGGGTGAGCAAGACTCAGTCGTTGTGAGCTCCACGGTGGATCCGGTACCCGGGCGCCGACGTCCGCGCTCACGACGAGGTCGTAGTCACAAAGAGGCGGGTCGCCGAACGCCACGGGGCATCCGAACAACCTGGTCGCCTTGGTCGGATGGGAGCCCGCCAGGACCCGCAGGGCCGGTCCGAAACGATCGCCAAGCGCCCTGCACAGCGCCTCGGTCAGCGAAGTCACGCCCTCGACCGCTACCGTGGCTGCGTCCGGAGCTCGCACGGCAACCTCGACAAGGGCCCGCCCCAGCACCTCGTGGTTGATCGATTCCTTGGCCAGCCAGCAACGCCAGTCGGGTCCAAACGGTTCCAAACCGGCAGCACGCTGCACCTTGACGTCCTCGAGCCCGCACGTGAGCGTCTCGTGCAGCGTACCGGGAGTTACCAACGACCTCTACTCGCCTACAGCAATGCAGGGCGTGAGCGCGCGTGACGGGATGGGCGGCTCGCCCTGCGCCTGCTCCACATGCTCCTCGAAAAACCGGTTCCAGCAGATCACAGCCTCGTCGCGGATTCCGCTCTCGACCAGCAGCTGCAGCGCGTCCTCGTGCTCGACCCACGGAAGCACCACGAAAACGCAATCGGCATGAGCTCGCACGGCTTCTTCGTCGAGCCGTGCCACCTGTCCGTACAGGAAACGTTGGCCAACGCGAGCTTCACGCCAGTCGAGCACAGCCTCCACGCGCAGTCCGCTCAGATCCACATCCTGAGAGAACGTCCCGAAGTAGCGATCCATGGCAGGCAAAAGCACCACCTTGCGCCCCTGCCTGGCAAGCTCGTCAAGCGCCTGCTGAAAACGCTGATAGATCGGGGCCACATGAGGAATCCGGTTCGCAGCCAAGTGCACCTTCCGGTTGCACTCCGCGCACACGATATTGAGCCCAAGAACGCCCACTGCGCTGCCCAGGTTGACCTTGCCGTGCGATGCGTCCGGTGGATAGGGCAGCAGGATCCTCTCGCGTCGCTCGCACCACGGGCACTCGAGCTCCAGCTGTGAACGCAGGCGGCCGGCGGCCCTTCCTGCCACGATCTGCGCGGGTCGCTTGCGGTGGTTCTCGTCGTTGAGCTCACGCAGCCTGACGTAGGTCTTCCAGTACTCCTGGTCAGACAAGCCCGTCATGTTGACCTGACTCTTCCACAGGAATCCAGAGATATTGCATAGATCGCGCATGAACTGCACGCGATCCCGTATCAATCCCTTCGCTTCGGCATGCTCGTACAGCGCCGTACCCGGGTAAGGGATCACGGCGGACCAGTCGACGAAGTACATCTGATTTCGTTGCTGAAAATCCAACGTATCCCGCAGCGTCTGATGGGTTTCCCGGGGGTCGCCGAAGAGAAAGTTCGCTTGAATTCCGATCCGGGCCCTTCGGGTCATCTCGACGGCACGCGCGATTTGCTCCGCAGTGACCTTCTTCTTCATGCTGTGCAGCACTTCGTCGCTGCCGCTTTCGAATCCGTAGGATATATGAATGCAGCCCGCCTCCCGCATGCGATGCAGCAGGGCCTGGTCGAGCTGGTCGACCCGTAGCTGGCAGTACCACGTGATATCCAGCCTGCGCTCCTCGAGCAGATCGCAAAACTCGTGGATCCGCTTCTTGCTGGCTGAAAACAGCTCGTCGTAGATCATGAAATAGCTGGTATCGAACCGGTTTCTACAGCGCTCGATATGATCTACAACGAGGCGTATAGAATGACGGCGGTATGTGCCCATACCTGCGTGATAGCAGAACGTGCAGCGAAAAGGACACGATCGACTCGCCGTGATGGGGATGCTCCGGCCCACATTGATGCGTGTTTCGTGGTAGCTGAACTGATGCTCGGAAAGGATATCGAGGTAGCCTTGCATGCCGAACAACTCCAGATCCGGCTCCGGGAGGTCGTCTAGCCGGTTTACCACTTCACCTTCCCCCGTGAACGCGGGCTCACCTTCGCTCCAGTGCCATATGCCCTTGACCCGTTCAATCTCCGCGTCGTTTCCGAGCGCGTCGAGCAAGCGACGGAATATCAGCTCGCCCTCGCCGACGACCATGTAGTCGGGTCGTAAGGCGCGCATCACGAGCTCGCTCTCACAGGACGTAATCCCACCGCCAAGCACGATCGGTCGCTCGCTGCGAGCGCGGATGAACGTGATCAGCCGATCCAGCTCGTTGAAAGCGACCGTGAGACCACCGAGCCCGATCACGTCGACAAGCTCGTGCTCGAGCAAGTCGGCCAACGCCGCGTAACGCTCATCTGAACCGTAGTTGTTCATGTTGAGCGGTACGATCCGGTGACCAAACTGCCGGATGTACGAGGCGAGGTACGAAAGCCCGATCGGAAAGTACTGGGTATTGCGGTCGCGCGCATAGCTTGGCGAAAGCAATAAGACATTGCGGCGTGTAGCCGAACGCGCAGAGTCTTGACTTCGAAGCGGAATCAGTTGCGACATGTCGTTTCTGGTGAGGTGGAGGCGGACCGCGGCGAAGCGCCGCGATGCCAACCTGGCGTCGCACCATCGCAGTGTATCATCGGGCCGCCGTGCACGGGAACTGTTGGCAGAGCGCTTGTCGCGTTTCCACTGCTTGGCGGTCAAAGGAGGAATCGCCGCACATGTACGCTCGCAGGCTACTGCCTCGCGCGCTGGTTCGGCGACATCGGGTCTCTGCGGCGGCTCCGAGACGAAGCAAGGGCGTCGACTTCGTCGTAGAAGGCCGTCAGCTGTCCAATCTGACGGTCCATCGACAACTCCGCGCGCTTGCGAAGCACCTGTTCGCGGAGTCGCGCATGATCCAGGCGCGCGAGCAAGCCCGGAAGCGAGCGAAGCCCACCTTCCGGCACGCTGAGCCCGATCCGATGGCGCTCGACGAACCGCGCCGCGTCCACAAACCGTTCGCTGATGAGCACGGGTATGCCCGCTTCCAGGTACATCATCAACTTGGCTGGCACGATGTGGCGATAGTGCTTCATCCCTATTCGAGTGCGCTCGAAATCATACGCCATGAGGCCATAGTGATATTTGCTCAGCAGCTTCGAGATGTCCCACGGCAGCGCGCCTTCGAGAAAGCGGTATGCGTCGAACCGAGACGCCAGCTCGAGATGCCCAGCATAGCGGCCGCGGAATGTATCTCGCCGAGCCAGCAAGGGATTGTTGTACACATCCAGCCTCAAGCCTTCTTCGAGCAGAGCGCGCGCCGTGGTCAGCAGCTGTGCGTCTCCAAAAAGGGCCGCCGGCAATCGAGCATCGAGCGGTGGTATCCCCCCTGCAAAGGCCAGGCGAAGTGACGAGGGCACGTTACCGGGTTCGGCAGGAGCGCTCGCTGAAGCAGCAAAGAAATCCGACAGAGGGTAGCTCGGGAACGATAGGTAGCGGCCGCGATCCGACAGCTTCACATCTCCGGCGTGCGACTCGGTCCCTGTGAAAACCACGCCGTCGGCTCGCGCGAGCAAGTAGCCTTCACAGGCCAGTTGGCGCGCGTGGGCGCGTTCCACATCTTGCCCAAACGCCGCCCGCATGTGCGGCAAGACCTCGTTCAAGTCTT
This Pseudomonadota bacterium DNA region includes the following protein-coding sequences:
- a CDS encoding B12-binding domain-containing radical SAM protein, which codes for MSQLIPLRSQDSARSATRRNVLLLSPSYARDRNTQYFPIGLSYLASYIRQFGHRIVPLNMNNYGSDERYAALADLLEHELVDVIGLGGLTVAFNELDRLITFIRARSERPIVLGGGITSCESELVMRALRPDYMVVGEGELIFRRLLDALGNDAEIERVKGIWHWSEGEPAFTGEGEVVNRLDDLPEPDLELFGMQGYLDILSEHQFSYHETRINVGRSIPITASRSCPFRCTFCYHAGMGTYRRHSIRLVVDHIERCRNRFDTSYFMIYDELFSASKKRIHEFCDLLEERRLDITWYCQLRVDQLDQALLHRMREAGCIHISYGFESGSDEVLHSMKKKVTAEQIARAVEMTRRARIGIQANFLFGDPRETHQTLRDTLDFQQRNQMYFVDWSAVIPYPGTALYEHAEAKGLIRDRVQFMRDLCNISGFLWKSQVNMTGLSDQEYWKTYVRLRELNDENHRKRPAQIVAGRAAGRLRSQLELECPWCERRERILLPYPPDASHGKVNLGSAVGVLGLNIVCAECNRKVHLAANRIPHVAPIYQRFQQALDELARQGRKVVLLPAMDRYFGTFSQDVDLSGLRVEAVLDWREARVGQRFLYGQVARLDEEAVRAHADCVFVVLPWVEHEDALQLLVESGIRDEAVICWNRFFEEHVEQAQGEPPIPSRALTPCIAVGE